A genome region from Nicotiana tabacum cultivar K326 chromosome 13, ASM71507v2, whole genome shotgun sequence includes the following:
- the LOC142168269 gene encoding uncharacterized protein LOC142168269: protein MAIKLVSSGCLVYLAHVRDMKPDSPMLESIQIMKEFSDAFPDDLPGIPPDREIEFGIDTCQELNQSRFLLTEWLHLSLMNSRTSPLTKLTQKNVKFQWSEACEKSFQELKHRLTTAPIPTGKFVIYCDASRVGLRCVLMHNDKVIAYASRQLKNHERNFPTHDHELAAAIFALKIWRHYLYGERCDIYTDHKSLKYIFKQKELNPRKRMWLELLKDYECNIIYHPGKANVVADALSRRSMGILIRLFVVERPVGKESQKIARQGVHFDEKYDGRLIASMGTKSTLVEQVKAKQFVDPSLLKLKEGVLSGKIKNFALDENGVMRLDGRLCMTNVEDL, encoded by the exons ATGGCTATAAAGCTAGTGAGCAGCGGGTGTTTGGTGTATCTTGCACATGTGCGGGATATGAAACCTGATTCCCCAATGCTTGAATCAATACAGATTATGAAAGAGTTTTCAGACGCGTTCCCGGATGATCTCCCAGGGATaccaccagatagggagattgagtTTGGCATAGACACAtgccaggaactcaaccaatctCGATTCCTCCTTACAGAATGGCTCCATCTGAGCTTAATGAACTCAAGAA CTTCCCCGTTGACAAAGTTAACTCAGAAAAATGTGAAGTTCCAATGGTCTGAAGCTTGTGAGAAAAGTTTTCAAGAACTCAAGCACAggttgactacagccccaatccCTACAGGTAAATTTgtgatctattgtgatgcttccagagTAGGATTAAGATGTGTTCTTATGCATAATGATAaggtaattgcttatgcttctaggcagttaaagaatcatgagagAAATTTTCCTACACACGATCATGAGCTAGCGGCAGCTATTTTTGCTCTAAAAATATGGCGTCACTACCTTTATGGAGAGCGATGTGACATTTATACAGAtcataaaagtttaaaatatataTTCAAGCAGAAAGAATTGAACCCGAGAAAACGCATGTGGTTGGaattacttaaggattatgaatGCAATATCATATACCATCCCGGCAAAGCGAATGTGGTTGCTGATGCTCTGAGCAGAAGATCCATGGGGATATTGATCAGGTTGTTTGTGGTCGAACGTCCAGTAGGTAAGGAATCCCAAAAAATAGCTAGACAAGGGGTTCATTTCGATGAGAAGTATGATGGAAGGTTGATAGCAAGTATGGGTACTAAGTCTACTTTAGTAGAGCAAGTTAAAGCCAAACAATTTGTTGACCCTAGCTTGCTTAAGCTCAAGGAAGGTGTCCTCAGTGGAAAGATTAAGAATTTTGCACTTGATGAGAATGGTGTGATGAGACTTGATGGCCGCTTATGCATGACTAATGTAGAAGATCTTTGA